The sequence GGCTTTGGTGCCGTGGGCGTGACCGTGGCCGGGTGCGAGGAAGAGGCCGAGGTTCTGGCTGCCATCGGGGCCGAACCGGCGGACGCGGATCTGCTCAAGGCTGACAAACCGGGCTTGCTGCGGGCCGCTTATGGTGACGACGTCCAGGTTCACTCCGGTCCGGACCTGTCCGGGCTTGCCGTTGTCCGCAACCATGTGGCCTGGACCCTGACGGGCGCGAGCCTGTTCAGCGACGTCTCTCTGCCCTATGACGGGACCTACGTCTTTCACGTCTATCCCGGCGGCAACAGCCTGGCCCTGGCTGCGAGCTACAAGAGCGACGGGTTGCTGCCGTCGCCGTCCCTGAATGCCGGGGAGATCCGGATCGCGGTGGAACAGTTCAACGCGCGCAAGACCATCGTGTCCCTGCAGAACGTGGAGGTGTAGCGTGCTGACTGCCAAGGAAACCGGTGGGCAAAGCGGCGTTTTCTCGCCGCCCATTGCCTATTCCGCATTGTGTGAGGCCGGATTCATCTCGGTAGGGGCGATGGCCGACGAGACGAGCATGGCCTTGGGGTGGAAGCCCTCTGCGGTGGACACGGCCTACCCGCTGTGCGATCCGACGCACCACTATCTGCTGACCATCCGCAAGACAGGGACCGAGGTCACGGTCTGGAAGCAGGACATTGAGTTGGGGCGATACACGACCTCGGCCGCGACCTGCGCGGAACTGCTGACCGAGGCATTGGCCGCCTTTGCCGGGTCGTCCAAGGGCTATGTGTCCCGGCTGATAGTGGCGCAGAGCGCCCTGGACTACACGGGCTTCTACCGGCCGTCGTCCCGTGTGCCCGGGTTGTGGGTCCCACGCAGTCCGGTCGGACTGACCATCCACACCCGACTCGACTTCACCGACGCGGCCGACTTGGGCGCGGACTCCTCCGGCAACGGTTACCACTGGACGTTGCCGGGGGCGAGTCAATCCATGGACACGCCCAGCAACAACCACTGTACGTTCAACCCCCTCGATCCGTTGACCGTGGGAACCTTGAGCGACGGCAACCTGACGACCACGGGTGACGCCACGGTGACCATGCATCCGACGAGCGGGCAATGGTACTATGAGAGAAATGGTGTCGGCGTGTCCTACGACGCGGACGCCAACGGTCCATTCAATCCGGTATTGGGTGCGGGAACCTACAACTTCGGGGCGACCGCCTGGAACGGTATCGGTCCTGTGGGCAACGAATGTCCCTTGTGCGACTCCTGCCTGCCCGAACCGGGCATATTGGATTCTGCAGCGCATTACCATGTCTCCATGTTCATCGCCGACGGTTCGGCGCAGGCCATCGAGGTGGGTTTTGACGCGGAGGGCGAAGATTGGCTTCTGGTGCTCAAGGGGCTCGGCTCACAGCCCTGGTACTGGATCAACACGGTATGCGGCCTGAATCGGTTCATCGATCCGGCCTCGGCCGCCGGGGAGTCCGGCCTGTCCACGCCGGTTTCCGTTTCGGGCAGCACCATCACGCTTCCGGCGGACATCCTGACCGGCGGGACGGCGTATTCCGTCATGGTTCTCAAGGTCGGGGCGGATACTGGGTTCGATATCGTGACCTACACCGGCGACGGAGCAACGCCGCATATGGTGAACCACGCACTGGGCCAAATCCCTTTCATGTTCGCCGTGTTCGGGCGGTCCGCCGCCAGCGACAAATCCACCTATTGGGAGAAATGCGGGCCCGGCAAGCGCATCGACCTGGCATACGCCTCGGGGCAGATTGCCGGCGTCTGGGGCGGAACGTCGCCTACCTCCGCCCAGTTTGCGGTGGCCGGGACATACCCTGACTCCAACGCAGCCGGGAGCTCGTTTGTGGCTTTTCTGTTCGCCAGGACAGAGGTCGTCAGGGAGTTCGGCTACGTGGGCAACGGTTCCGGGGACGGCCCGTTTTGTGCCACGGACGGGGCCATCGAGCGGATAGAGTTCCTGCGCGCCCGCTACTACGGGTATGGCTGGAACAATCTGGATACGGTCCGAGATCCGGCCAACGTCATGTCCAGGACCCTTCGCCCGCACGAAGACGCTGCCGAGGCCGTGGCCGATGCCCTGGTCATGACGTCCATAGGTTTCAAGCCGATGACCGCCGCTCCCGCGTTCAACGCCGACGGCGAGGAATATCTTGGCCTGGCTCTGGGCAGGCAAACCAAATACCGAAACGCTTTCTAAGGAGAACAGCCATGTGGAAATACCCCGACGGAACCTGTCGCCAGAACCCTCCGGCCCGCGTGCAATACGCCGGATACATCCGTAACTTTGCGGACCTTTCTCCGGCCGAGCGCGATGAGATCGGCTTTAACGAAGCCATGCCGTGCAGGCGTGAGCCTTTTACCGTGTACGAGACAAAATGGACCAAGGGCGAGGATCTGGTGTTTCGCGAAACCGCAATCAGTACCGTGGTGGACGAAACCGCCCGGGATGCGGCCGAGGCCGAAACCATCCGTGCGCAGCGCGACCGGATGCTGGCCGAGAGCGACTGGACCCAACTGGCCGACGCGCCGCTGGATGACGCCGAAAGGATGCTCTGGGCGGCCACCCGCCAGTCCCTTCGCGACGTGCCGCAACAGGCCGGGTTCCCCCATGCCGTGGCCTGGCCCGAAAATCCGATGGCCTAGTCCGCCAAGAAATACATCGACACCCCTACCTTCCCACCTCAACACGGGCGCGTTCCTTTCGGGGGACGCGCCCCCTCTGTTTGGGGAGTATGGAGACGATAAAAGGGATTTAGAGGCCCTGGTTCTGACCTTGGTGCGGGGTTATTCTGCGGTCAGTCGGGTGATCTGTTCGTGGAAATCGGGGTAGCGTTCAATCAACTCGGCGCGGTTGCCATGGGCATAGTCCTCGTATTCGAAGCCCGGAGCCACGGTGCAGCCCATGAGCGCGAAATCCGCTCCGGGCAGCAGGCGCAAACCCTGCCACGCGTTGCGTGGGACCACGATCTGCGGACGTTGTCCGGCCAGGACGTCGTTGCCGAAAAGAATGATCTCGCCCGATCCGTCCGGGTGGAGCTGGAGCATCTCGCAAGGGCCGCCGGCATAGAAGTGAAAGATCTCGTCGGACAGAAGCCGGTGCATGTGCGAATAGGTGTCCGGGGTCAGCAGATAGTAGATGGCGGTGCCGAAAGCGCGCGGTCCGGCATAGCGTCCCGGCAGGACCTCGCGGGGCAGGGATTCGTCGGCCCGGTGGGTCTCACGAAACCAGCCGCCCTCCTCGGGGTGGGGCGTCAACTTGAGATGGTCAATGATTTCCCTGGCTGTCGGTGCGGTCATGCCTTCCCCTAACCGTTGTAATGGGGCGGCGGAACGTCCGGCGGACCGGAGCCGTCGATTTCCTCGTCCAGGGCGCGGATTTTTTTGGCCAATCGTTCCACCAGGCGCATGAGATCCTCGATCTGCTTCTGCTGGTCGAAAATCTGGTCGCTCAGTTTTTCCATTGTCCGGTCCTGAAGCGCGACCAGGCTTTCCAAACGTTCTATTCTGTCGTCCATGCTGTCCTCCTTGATGGGCAGAGTATGCGCCATGGGCGTTGGGTTGGCAACGCCCAGCGCCGAGCGGATGCGGTCATCCCCGGTTGGTCAGGTACACGCCGCTGATGATCATGACGCCGCCCACGGCCAGGGAGAGGTGGATGGGTTCGTTCAGGAGCATGAATCCCGTGAGCACGGCGAACGCAGGGACCATGTTGATGAAAATGCCCGCTCTGGACGCGCCGATGATGCTGATGGCCCGATAGTACCAGTAGTAGGCCAGCGCCGTGGCCAGGAAGCCGAGGAAGACCACGCAGCCCCAGTCCACCGGCCGGACGTTGGCAAAGTCGGCGATCAGCCCTTCGGCCAGGGCCGCGGGCAGGAGCATCAGTGTGCCGGTGAAGCTCGACCAGGCCACTGAAGTCAGCGGGGGCAGGTGCTTCATGACCGCGCGGCCGCCCATGGTGTAGGCGGTCCAGCTGGCCACGCAGCCCAGGATCATGAAGTCGCCGCGGCTCACGCCTCCGCTCAGGAGAGCCAGCGGGTCGCCGTCCGCGATGACCACGGACACGCCCACCAGGGAGATGAGCGCTCCGGCGGCGCGAAGCGGCCCGAACCGCTCCCCGCAGAACAGTGCCGAGATCAGGGCGATGCACACGGGCGTGCAGGCCACGATGAGCGCGGCGCGCCCGGCGGAAATGGATTGCAGGCCGGTGAAGAAGAAATAGCTGTAGGCAAAGACGCCGGTGGCCCCCAGAAAGATGACCGGCAGAATCTGGTTGCGCCGCAACCGGGGCAGCTGTCCGTCGGCCCGCCAGCACATATAGAGCAGGATGATCGAGGCCAGGCCGAAGCGCAGGAAGGCGGCGGTCATGGGATGCACCGACTGGGCCAGGACGCGCCCGGCCACCCAGGTGCCGCCCCACAGCATCATGCTCAACACGAGCAGGACGTAGGTGTAGGTCAGGGATTGCTTCATGGTCGGTGGGATATACGCGCGAACGCACGAATTATCCAGCCCCGAGACAGGGCTTTTCCCTATGGCTCCCATCACCCGTGGCGATGGGCGATTACTACTCTGCGCCGCCTTTTTTCGTTCCGGCGTACAGCTCGTATTCCAGCAGGCGGCATTCGATCTTGGCGTTCCAGAAGACTCTGCGCCGCTTGGTGCGCAGGCCCACGCACTTGGCCAGGTCCATGTTGCCGGTGAAGATGAATCCGGTCTTGCCCCCGCAGCTCTGCTTGAAGAAGTCTCCGATGCCCTTGTAGACCGCCTTGAGCGATTCGATCTCACCCAGCCGGATGCCGTATTCGGGGTTGAGCATGACTATGCCGGGCCCCTCGGGGACCTCGGTCTGGGTGAAGTCGCAGACCTGAAATTCGATGAAGTCGCCCACCCCGGCGAGGCGCGCGTTGTCCCTGGCTGCTTCGATGGCTTCGGGATCGTGGTCGGTGGCGATGATCTTCCCCTTGATCTCCGGGACCTCCGCGTCCTCGGCCTGGCCCAGCAGATCGTCCCACGCCTCGGGGTCGTAGCCGATCACGCGCATGAAGGCGAACTCGTCGCGCAGCAGGCCGGGCGCACCGTTCATGGCCATGAGCGCGGCCTCGATGGGCAGGGTGCCGGACCCGCACATGGGCGCGATGAAATGCCCGCCTTCCCCGGCCAGCCGGGGCCAGTCCGCGGCCAGGATGCAGGCGGCGGCCAGGGTCTCCTGCATGGGGGCCTTGTGCGGCCGTTTGCGGTAGCCGCGTCGGGGCAGGGGCTCGCCCGTGGTGTCCAGATACAGGGTGGCCTTGTTCTCCCGCCAGTGCAGGAACAGACAGACTCCGGTCGTGTTGGGGCCGGAATCTGGGCGGGAGCCGGTCAGCTCCGTGAACCGGTCGGCCACCGCGTCCTTGACCCGCAGTCCGGCGAACCGGGCGTCGTTGACCGTGGTGTCGCGCACCGAGGCGTCCACCCGGAAGTATCCGTCCGCCGGGATGTACTCTTCCCACTGGATGCCTTTCACCTCGCGGTACAGCTCGTCCGCGTCAAAGGCCCGGAACCGCTTCAGCTCGAAGAGCACCCTGTGGCCGGTGCGCACCCACAGGTTCAGACGCATGCAGTCGTTCAGCGAGCCGTGGACCTCCACGCCCGCGTCCAGGGGAATGGTCCGGGCAAAGCCCAGGGCAGAGAGTTCTCCGGCAAGGTACTCGGGCATGTCCCGAGGGCAGGTTACCAGGATGGGGGCGGTGTCGGTAAATTTTGTCATGTTCGCTCGCAGGTCCGGTCTAAAGGGGACGCATATCCCATTCGTCGGCCGGATCGTCTTCTGGTTGGGGCTTGGGAGCCGGTTCAAATCCACGGGTATCGGGTATGTCGGCTCGTTCCGGAGCGGGAGCGTTTCGGCGTGCGGACAGGGCCAGGAACAAACCCAGCCCGGCCGTGACGCCCATGGTCGGCTCGTAGAACAGCGGGGTGGCCATGCCCTGCACGAACAGGACCGCGACCAGTCCCGCGCCCATGCGCGTCGGCCGCCGGAAGACCAGAATGAAAAGTCCGACCAGGCAGAGAGTGGGCAGAATGGCTCCCCAGCCGAGGATGAAGCGCAGCCAGAAGGACGGCACCTGGTTCAAATGCGCTCCGAACATGGCGAAAGTACCCGTGACCCGTTCCCAGACCGGAACCATCTCCGGCGGGAAGGTGAAGGGCAGGGCGTGTGCCAGCGGCAGCCCGGCGATCAGGGTGGACGGGGACTGCGCGAACAGCAACATAGACTTGGCCCACAGCCAGTAGTCCACGTACCGGCTCAGATCCGAAGGTGTGACCGGCAGCAGGAAGGTCGCACCCAGGGCCGCGAAACAGGCCAGAAACACGGCCGTACGCAGCATCCTGCCGCCCCGTCCGAAACAGAGGTAGATCCAGGCTGCGGCGAACAGCCCGGTGCGTGACAGCGTGGCCAGCAGCCCGGCCAGGATCAAGGCCCGATACAACGGCGCGCCCTGGTCCGGTTCATACAGGCCGTTATCCGTAGGCCCGGGCTTGAGCGAAGCGCACAGGCAGACGAGCAGCAGCCCGGACAGCAGGTCGGCGTTGCCGATCCAGCGCAAGGAGGGGGCGGTTCGGAAAATGAACGCTTCCACACCCAGGTCCAGCACGCAAAGCAGCCCGAGCACCGCTCCCCATCGCTGAAAATCCCCCCGGTCGGGCGCACCAAAGGTGATGGTCCACAGCCAGCAGAAGCAGACCAAGACCACCGGCGTCAGTTCCGGCACATAGGGCGTGAGATTTTCCAGTTGGTAGAAGAGGTTTTCCTGATACAGAATCACGATGGCCGCCAGCCCGGCGAACATGGCCAGCTCCATGAAGAAACGGGGCCGCATCTGCTGGCCGGACCGCCGGAACAGGATGGCGTGCACCGTGCCCAGGGCGGCCAGGATGAGCCAGGGCAAAAAGGGCGAGCTCTCAGGGCCGGGACCGGCGAACCGAGAGAGCAGGGTCCCCAGGGGGACCGCCGCACAGGCCACGGCCAGGGGCAGCGCCGCCAGCCAGGATCGCGTCCATTTCTTGGGCTGTTCCTGTTCCATACGCACCGTCAATTACCTCTTTGGCCACCGCAGGTAAAGGTGGGTCTTCGACTCGTAAAAAGGTTTTTTTCAATGATTCCGGGCAATCTTTTTTTCACCGATGGCCGGAATTCGAGCCTTTTGCGATGCCCAATTCTCTAGATAATTTCTCGAAATTATTGTGATATTTCGAGAAACAGTTCGTGCTGTCCGACAACCTCTTCAAATGTTTCAATAATATTGTCCTCTGCGTGGGAATAGTATAGGGTTGCGATGTGTTACCAAGCCTGGGGGGGCATGCGTGGACAGTTCGCAGTGACTGGAGAGTCCATGAAAAAGGTTGCACAGACCCTGTCCGCAAAAGCGGTCTTCGTTCTGTTTGTCCTGTTGTCGGCCATGGGGCCGCTGTCCGGCTGTGCCGTGGTAGCTCCGCTGCTCGGTGTGGGCGGTTTTGCGTTTGCGCCCTTGCAGTATGCCTCCACGGCCTACACCATCGGCGAGTTCACCTACCAGTATGCGGCCAACGACAAGACGCCCGACCAGGTTGTTGAGGACAAGTACAACGACATGGTCAGCGGCAAGGCCTTCGAGCTGCCCGAGTATCTTCATTCCGAACCTGCCGGTCCGCAATCCCCGGTCATGACCGCCGAGGCCGATGTGGCGGAACCCTCCATCGATCAGGGCCCGGCGCTGTCCGAAGAGGCGCGCCGCAAACGCATCGAAAATATTCTCGGCCATCGCCGCGCCCAGTTCGAGCGCCTCGAAATGCGCCGTATGGCCTTTCTCCAGACCACTCCATCCCGACAGACCCTCAGCTTCAACCAGGCCACCCAAA is a genomic window of uncultured Pseudodesulfovibrio sp. containing:
- a CDS encoding tail fiber assembly protein → MWKYPDGTCRQNPPARVQYAGYIRNFADLSPAERDEIGFNEAMPCRREPFTVYETKWTKGEDLVFRETAISTVVDETARDAAEAETIRAQRDRMLAESDWTQLADAPLDDAERMLWAATRQSLRDVPQQAGFPHAVAWPENPMA
- a CDS encoding cupin domain-containing protein; its protein translation is MTAPTAREIIDHLKLTPHPEEGGWFRETHRADESLPREVLPGRYAGPRAFGTAIYYLLTPDTYSHMHRLLSDEIFHFYAGGPCEMLQLHPDGSGEIILFGNDVLAGQRPQIVVPRNAWQGLRLLPGADFALMGCTVAPGFEYEDYAHGNRAELIERYPDFHEQITRLTAE
- a CDS encoding SlyX family protein, with product MDDRIERLESLVALQDRTMEKLSDQIFDQQKQIEDLMRLVERLAKKIRALDEEIDGSGPPDVPPPHYNG
- a CDS encoding DMT family transporter, which translates into the protein MKQSLTYTYVLLVLSMMLWGGTWVAGRVLAQSVHPMTAAFLRFGLASIILLYMCWRADGQLPRLRRNQILPVIFLGATGVFAYSYFFFTGLQSISAGRAALIVACTPVCIALISALFCGERFGPLRAAGALISLVGVSVVIADGDPLALLSGGVSRGDFMILGCVASWTAYTMGGRAVMKHLPPLTSVAWSSFTGTLMLLPAALAEGLIADFANVRPVDWGCVVFLGFLATALAYYWYYRAISIIGASRAGIFINMVPAFAVLTGFMLLNEPIHLSLAVGGVMIISGVYLTNRG
- a CDS encoding THUMP domain-containing protein; the encoded protein is MTKFTDTAPILVTCPRDMPEYLAGELSALGFARTIPLDAGVEVHGSLNDCMRLNLWVRTGHRVLFELKRFRAFDADELYREVKGIQWEEYIPADGYFRVDASVRDTTVNDARFAGLRVKDAVADRFTELTGSRPDSGPNTTGVCLFLHWRENKATLYLDTTGEPLPRRGYRKRPHKAPMQETLAAACILAADWPRLAGEGGHFIAPMCGSGTLPIEAALMAMNGAPGLLRDEFAFMRVIGYDPEAWDDLLGQAEDAEVPEIKGKIIATDHDPEAIEAARDNARLAGVGDFIEFQVCDFTQTEVPEGPGIVMLNPEYGIRLGEIESLKAVYKGIGDFFKQSCGGKTGFIFTGNMDLAKCVGLRTKRRRVFWNAKIECRLLEYELYAGTKKGGAE